From a region of the Sulfoacidibacillus ferrooxidans genome:
- a CDS encoding IclR family transcriptional regulator, whose translation MEDYTVKSVEKACVLLDIVSMYPDGIGITELAEQVEMYKSTVHRLLGTLMKRNYIQQDVNTGKYKLGYQLLDLGMKMLSSLDLRKEAAPILQSLAQRTTEAVHLGILDQNEVVYIDKVESNQTVRMHSRIGKRVPVHALGLGKAILAALPDRVVQELIATHGLSAVTPKTIIDAEQLLSSLQNTREQGYAFDIEENELGICCVASAIYDNNHHVVAACSVSGPTLRMNTDRLTELAPLVRQAAEEISIRLGYSPV comes from the coding sequence ATGGAAGACTATACAGTAAAGTCAGTAGAAAAGGCATGCGTATTGTTAGATATCGTGAGTATGTACCCAGATGGCATCGGGATAACAGAACTTGCCGAGCAGGTAGAGATGTATAAAAGCACGGTTCATCGTTTATTAGGTACACTGATGAAAAGGAACTATATTCAACAAGATGTAAATACTGGAAAGTACAAACTAGGATATCAATTGCTTGATCTTGGGATGAAGATGCTGTCTTCATTAGATTTACGTAAAGAAGCGGCTCCAATCTTACAATCTCTGGCGCAGCGAACCACGGAAGCTGTACATCTCGGTATTTTAGATCAAAATGAAGTTGTATATATTGACAAAGTAGAGAGTAATCAAACAGTGAGAATGCATTCTCGTATTGGAAAACGCGTTCCTGTGCATGCGCTTGGACTTGGAAAAGCGATATTAGCTGCACTTCCAGATCGTGTTGTACAGGAATTGATTGCAACACACGGACTTTCTGCCGTTACGCCTAAAACGATCATTGATGCAGAACAACTGCTTTCTTCCTTGCAGAATACTCGAGAACAGGGGTATGCCTTTGATATTGAGGAAAATGAGTTGGGGATATGTTGCGTAGCGAGTGCTATTTACGATAACAATCATCATGTAGTCGCTGCCTGTAGCGTTTCTGGTCCGACATTGCGCATGAACACGGATCGGTTAACAGAACTTGCCCCGCTTGTACGACAAGCAGCAGAGGAAATCTCTATCAGACTTGGTTATTCACCTGTATAG
- the fdhF gene encoding formate dehydrogenase subunit alpha codes for MTVNERIQITLDQHSYHAMDHQTILDVALEHDVDIPHVCYHPTLGPIQTCDTCIVEVNGELVRACTTFVLPNMSVFVMQEKAHLARIEAMDRILHNHELYCTVCDNNNGNCVVHNTTESLQVEHQKYPFEAKPYAKDMSNPFYRYDPNQCILCGRCVEACQNIQVTETLSIDWERERPRVVWDEDVPIDMSSCVSCGHCVTVCPCNALMEQSMLGEAGYLTGIQPELLEPMIELTKDIEPGYGPIFAVSNVESSMRATRVKRTKTVCTYCGVGCSFDIWTKDRKILKIEPTTEAPVNGISTCVKGKFGWQFVNSPDRLKKPLIRRDDTFYEASWDEALDLIASKMTAIKHEHGSDSLAFIASSKCTNEENYLMQKLARSVFGTNNVDNCSRYCQSPATTGLFRTVGYGGDSGSMHDLQLADLILIVGANPAESHPVLATRIKRAHKHFGQKLIVADLRKNEMARRADLHLHPTPSTDLIWLSAITKYIIDQGYSAQAFLEQRVNGYDEYVASLESFTLEYAEKTTGIPRAQLIQTAEMIHAAKGLCVLWAMGVTQHCGGSDTSTAISNLLLITGNYGRPGTGAYPLRGHNNVQGAADFGTMPAWFPGYQEVQDDEVREKFEKAWGTKLSKIPGYDNHQMVDGIHEGKVKAMYLFGEEMAFVDSNANHVHAAFEKLEFFVVQDVFFSKTAQFADVILPASPSLEKEGTFTNTERRFQRLYQALDPLYESRPDWKIIMSIANHLGANWTYEHPSEIMEEAAKLTPLFAGVTYDRLEGYKSLQWPVAEDGTDTKILYTEMFPFDDGKARLYPVEFTPPVEVEEQYDLHLNNGRLLEHFHEGNMTYHVDGIVHKVPSTFVEVSHELAKERDLQDGALVRLISPYGRIEIRVAITDRVHAKELYVPMNTRADAEAVNYLTSSYHDLATHTPAYKEMSVRMEVLEQSGQDPIPKHNWRHTTSISRSGVEVSKKWKRKDYVPLTTAGIRGDDQPWQKQAPHV; via the coding sequence ATGACCGTGAACGAACGTATACAGATCACACTCGATCAACACTCCTATCACGCCATGGATCATCAAACTATCTTAGACGTCGCATTAGAGCATGATGTAGACATTCCGCATGTTTGTTATCATCCGACCCTTGGTCCCATTCAAACATGCGACACCTGTATTGTGGAAGTGAATGGTGAACTCGTGCGCGCATGTACTACTTTTGTTCTGCCCAATATGTCCGTGTTCGTAATGCAAGAAAAAGCACACCTCGCGCGCATTGAAGCGATGGATCGCATCCTACACAATCATGAGCTCTACTGTACAGTGTGCGACAATAACAATGGAAACTGCGTAGTTCACAATACCACTGAAAGTTTGCAAGTAGAACATCAGAAATACCCTTTTGAAGCAAAACCCTACGCTAAAGATATGTCTAACCCATTTTACAGATATGATCCAAACCAATGTATCCTCTGTGGACGTTGCGTGGAAGCATGCCAAAATATTCAAGTGACTGAAACACTGTCGATTGACTGGGAACGTGAACGCCCTCGTGTCGTGTGGGATGAAGATGTTCCGATCGATATGTCCTCCTGCGTTTCATGTGGACACTGCGTGACAGTTTGCCCTTGTAATGCCCTGATGGAGCAAAGCATGTTAGGTGAGGCAGGATATCTAACAGGGATACAACCGGAATTACTCGAACCGATGATTGAACTTACAAAAGACATCGAACCAGGTTATGGTCCTATTTTTGCTGTATCTAACGTGGAGTCTTCCATGCGGGCAACTCGAGTAAAGCGTACAAAAACGGTTTGTACTTACTGTGGTGTAGGTTGCAGTTTTGATATCTGGACAAAGGACCGAAAAATCTTAAAGATTGAGCCTACAACAGAAGCTCCTGTAAATGGTATTTCCACATGTGTAAAAGGGAAATTCGGATGGCAATTTGTAAATAGTCCTGATCGATTAAAAAAACCTTTAATTCGTCGAGACGACACTTTTTATGAAGCCAGTTGGGATGAGGCGCTTGATTTAATTGCCAGTAAAATGACAGCGATTAAACATGAGCATGGCTCTGACTCTCTTGCTTTTATTGCATCATCCAAATGTACCAATGAGGAAAACTATCTCATGCAAAAACTGGCTCGATCTGTATTTGGAACGAATAATGTGGATAATTGTTCTCGCTACTGCCAGTCTCCTGCTACGACTGGTCTATTTCGCACGGTGGGTTACGGTGGGGACTCTGGTTCGATGCACGATCTACAGCTCGCAGATTTAATCCTCATTGTAGGGGCCAATCCTGCAGAATCACACCCTGTACTTGCCACAAGAATTAAACGAGCGCATAAGCATTTTGGTCAAAAATTAATTGTGGCCGATCTGCGTAAAAATGAAATGGCCAGACGAGCTGATTTGCATCTTCACCCAACTCCGAGTACCGATTTAATTTGGCTCTCCGCCATCACAAAGTACATCATCGATCAAGGCTATTCTGCACAAGCATTTCTTGAACAACGAGTCAATGGATATGATGAGTACGTTGCAAGTTTAGAATCGTTCACACTTGAATATGCAGAAAAGACTACAGGCATCCCACGAGCACAATTAATTCAGACAGCTGAAATGATTCATGCAGCTAAAGGATTATGCGTGCTATGGGCCATGGGTGTCACTCAACACTGCGGTGGTAGTGATACGAGCACTGCGATCTCAAATCTACTGCTCATCACAGGTAACTATGGACGACCAGGTACTGGCGCATATCCACTCCGTGGACACAATAATGTTCAAGGTGCAGCTGACTTTGGTACCATGCCTGCTTGGTTCCCTGGCTATCAAGAAGTACAAGATGATGAAGTTCGAGAAAAGTTTGAAAAAGCTTGGGGAACAAAATTGTCGAAAATACCAGGTTATGACAATCATCAAATGGTAGATGGCATCCACGAAGGCAAAGTGAAAGCGATGTATCTATTTGGTGAAGAAATGGCGTTTGTTGATTCTAATGCCAATCATGTACATGCAGCTTTTGAGAAACTTGAGTTTTTCGTCGTACAAGACGTGTTTTTCAGTAAGACGGCACAATTTGCAGATGTCATCTTGCCAGCTAGTCCAAGTCTTGAAAAAGAAGGTACATTTACCAATACGGAACGCAGATTTCAACGTCTATACCAAGCACTAGATCCGCTTTATGAGTCCCGCCCGGATTGGAAGATCATCATGTCAATCGCCAATCATCTTGGTGCCAATTGGACGTATGAACACCCGTCCGAAATCATGGAGGAGGCTGCAAAACTCACTCCCCTATTTGCAGGTGTCACATATGATCGACTTGAGGGGTACAAAAGTTTACAGTGGCCTGTTGCAGAAGATGGGACTGATACAAAAATATTATACACAGAAATGTTCCCTTTTGACGATGGGAAAGCTCGTTTATACCCAGTAGAATTTACTCCACCAGTTGAAGTTGAGGAACAATATGATTTACATCTAAACAACGGGCGATTACTCGAACATTTTCATGAAGGCAATATGACTTATCATGTGGATGGTATTGTTCATAAGGTGCCTTCCACATTTGTTGAAGTCTCACATGAATTGGCTAAAGAAAGAGACTTACAAGATGGTGCGCTAGTCAGGCTAATTTCTCCCTATGGTCGGATCGAAATACGTGTAGCTATCACTGACAGAGTGCATGCAAAAGAACTATATGTCCCAATGAATACTCGTGCGGATGCAGAAGCAGTCAATTATCTAACGAGTAGCTATCATGATCTAGCTACCCATACGCCTGCTTATAAAGAGATGTCTGTGCGTATGGAAGTTCTTGAGCAAAGCGGACAAGATCCCATTCCAAAACACAATTGGCGTCATACTACGTCAATTTCACGATCTGGTGTGGAAGTTTCAAAGAAGTGGAAAAGAAAAGATTATGTTCCACTCACTACAGCTGGTATACGGGGAGATGATCAACCGTGGCAAAAGCAAGCACCGCATGTATAA
- a CDS encoding DUF1641 domain-containing protein has product MAKASTACITQKLSEYDIQADHIDELVAELAAHKEAVVEWLTVIEAMHQSGVLAITSGLLNATDNISKVLVEQVLKPQNTQLIKNVLTTVSGVGAVDSASLQHLLSWFTEGSQSAQSALDHPHSMGMMEMWRLLRDPDVMLTLNAAFGFLKGFGHAMAESHPSEV; this is encoded by the coding sequence GTGGCAAAAGCAAGCACCGCATGTATAACGCAAAAACTTAGTGAATACGATATTCAAGCAGACCACATAGATGAGCTTGTGGCTGAACTAGCAGCACACAAAGAAGCAGTGGTTGAGTGGTTAACAGTGATCGAAGCCATGCATCAAAGTGGGGTTTTAGCAATCACTTCGGGTTTACTAAATGCTACTGACAACATCAGCAAAGTGCTTGTTGAACAGGTGCTAAAACCTCAAAACACACAACTCATAAAAAATGTATTAACAACTGTAAGTGGTGTTGGTGCAGTGGATTCTGCTTCTTTGCAACATCTGCTCTCATGGTTTACAGAAGGATCACAAAGTGCACAATCAGCTCTTGATCATCCTCACTCTATGGGTATGATGGAGATGTGGCGACTACTGCGAGATCCTGATGTCATGCTTACACTTAACGCAGCATTTGGATTTTTAAAAGGCTTTGGTCACGCCATGGCAGAGTCACATCCAAGTGAAGTATAA
- the tpx gene encoding thiol peroxidase — translation MNERTGLVTFKGNPITLVGNQVKVSDQAPNFQALQNDLSIATLDSFKGVRIISAVPSLDTGVCDAQTHRFNEEATKAHGFTVITISVDLPFAQKRWCGAAGLDNVITLSDHRDLSFGYAYGVVMKELRLLARSVFVIDAQDKITYVEYVPEGTTHPNYDAAIAAAKALL, via the coding sequence ATGAATGAGCGTACAGGTCTTGTTACTTTTAAGGGGAACCCGATTACTTTAGTCGGTAATCAAGTCAAAGTTTCTGATCAGGCTCCAAACTTTCAAGCGTTGCAAAATGATCTTTCAATTGCTACTTTAGATTCGTTCAAAGGTGTTCGCATTATTAGTGCAGTTCCATCTCTTGATACAGGGGTATGTGATGCACAAACGCATCGTTTCAATGAGGAAGCAACAAAAGCTCATGGATTTACTGTTATTACGATTAGCGTAGATCTTCCATTTGCTCAAAAGCGTTGGTGTGGAGCTGCCGGCTTAGACAATGTCATTACACTATCTGATCACCGCGATCTATCCTTTGGATATGCTTACGGTGTTGTGATGAAAGAACTTCGTCTACTGGCACGATCTGTTTTTGTCATCGATGCACAAGATAAAATTACTTATGTTGAGTATGTTCCAGAAGGAACAACGCATCCAAACTACGATGCTGCGATTGCAGCGGCAAAGGCACTCTTGTAA
- the thiM gene encoding hydroxyethylthiazole kinase: protein MKNDSISELLLEVRTKHPLVHNITNLVVTNIVANALLAIGASPVMAYANEEVGDVALASAAVALNMGTLDSRIVNAMEITAHAANEGQVPVVFDPVGAGFTPYRNEVATKMINKYDLAVIRGNTAEIGFLVGAGGTVKGVDAIGVGDSLLLRMVQYARIQHCVIVATGETDYVTDGRNLWSLRNGHSLLATITGSGCMLTGIIGAFVGVIERDASLLSIAHTCIAAITCYNVAGEIAAQTASGPGTFQVALFDALYHLSGDTVSDLAKVELVM, encoded by the coding sequence ATGAAGAATGATTCAATCTCAGAGTTATTATTGGAAGTGAGAACAAAGCATCCACTTGTGCATAATATCACGAATCTTGTGGTGACAAATATTGTTGCTAATGCGCTATTGGCAATTGGTGCTTCTCCTGTTATGGCGTATGCCAACGAAGAAGTAGGTGATGTGGCCTTAGCTTCTGCTGCCGTTGCTCTCAATATGGGCACATTAGATTCTCGCATCGTCAATGCAATGGAAATTACTGCTCATGCAGCAAATGAAGGCCAAGTACCCGTTGTGTTTGATCCAGTAGGAGCTGGATTTACACCGTATCGCAATGAGGTGGCAACAAAGATGATTAATAAGTATGATCTTGCGGTCATTCGGGGCAATACGGCCGAGATTGGTTTTCTTGTAGGAGCAGGTGGAACAGTCAAAGGTGTGGATGCAATTGGCGTAGGAGATTCATTACTTTTGCGTATGGTGCAATACGCCCGCATACAGCATTGTGTCATTGTTGCCACCGGTGAGACAGACTATGTAACAGATGGTAGGAACTTGTGGTCTCTTCGAAATGGACATTCTTTATTAGCTACCATTACTGGTTCTGGATGTATGTTAACTGGTATCATTGGCGCTTTTGTCGGAGTTATTGAACGTGACGCATCATTACTGTCCATTGCGCACACATGTATCGCAGCTATTACGTGTTATAATGTAGCTGGAGAGATAGCTGCACAGACGGCGAGTGGACCTGGAACTTTCCAAGTAGCATTATTTGATGCTCTTTATCATCTTTCAGGGGATACCGTAAGCGATCTTGCAAAAGTTGAGCTTGTCATGTGA
- a CDS encoding prenyltransferase/squalene oxidase repeat-containing protein, which yields MIQGVMQSCLQPQVERNDELIEPLLRIDETIARAQTQLIHAQQTDGAWHECFELGVMPDAQTLISLVLLGVEDAKWKGKLLQRIWSTRREDGSWGAYPTATGDVSTTVECYYALSLCGEWAHQDEKKQMTENFILSNGGLEQCRNLTKVFLAIGGEWSWDDLPMGGLYLLLFHPNMPVTIYDIAMFTRVHVAPMVILSVRRYQVVQNPSLLSHLTISKKHKKKRQVFLQRINHSRFMGALIKRCEVFMNAQVGVDGMVMGYHSSTWLWLFARLALGEKRHDTLFTQTLHSMRRQLYEDPQTHFIHQQTCDSHIWNTALAAEVLEQGMFFKAIENQPVLKARAFLAKTQHQMFGDWFRNNKMHPGGFGFSANNSMHPDNDDTVACLSVLATAGPLYQAEWERGVAWLLGMQNRDGGWSAFDRNTGKRWLEYMPANDMQRAIADPSTTDLTSRVIKLLLSHKVVELDDERVLKAIRWLLHHQEQDGSFYGRWGSTYLYGTWCAMQALRFVPTDHSMKALMRAAYFLLSVQQPDGGFGEDCVSDVVGRYVAAASQASQTAWGMDALLQFYSVIPEQEVSIRSEVSKAIIRATTWLIEHADDGVWEDCLPNGSAFPGSLYIKYHIYPKVWPLLALIHFKQSSLGNA from the coding sequence ATGATTCAGGGAGTGATGCAGTCATGTTTGCAACCACAGGTTGAACGGAACGACGAACTTATTGAGCCACTTCTCCGTATTGATGAAACAATTGCGCGGGCACAAACACAATTAATCCATGCTCAGCAAACAGACGGTGCATGGCACGAATGTTTTGAACTGGGAGTAATGCCGGATGCCCAAACATTAATAAGTCTGGTTTTACTTGGTGTAGAGGACGCAAAATGGAAAGGCAAGTTACTGCAAAGAATATGGTCGACACGTAGGGAAGATGGATCATGGGGAGCGTATCCTACAGCAACTGGTGATGTATCTACAACAGTAGAGTGTTATTATGCATTATCATTATGTGGTGAATGGGCACACCAAGATGAAAAAAAGCAGATGACTGAGAATTTTATTCTAAGCAATGGAGGTCTTGAACAATGTCGCAATTTAACTAAAGTATTTCTTGCCATTGGCGGCGAATGGTCTTGGGATGATCTTCCGATGGGAGGATTGTATCTTTTATTGTTTCATCCGAACATGCCTGTAACAATTTACGACATTGCTATGTTTACAAGAGTGCATGTGGCACCCATGGTTATCTTGTCAGTACGCAGATATCAAGTAGTACAGAATCCATCGCTTCTTAGTCATCTAACCATATCCAAAAAACATAAAAAGAAGAGGCAAGTATTTTTGCAGCGGATAAATCATTCGCGGTTTATGGGTGCGTTAATTAAGCGCTGTGAAGTATTTATGAATGCTCAAGTTGGCGTAGATGGAATGGTGATGGGTTATCATTCGTCTACTTGGTTATGGCTGTTTGCAAGGCTTGCACTTGGTGAGAAGCGTCATGATACTTTATTCACACAAACACTTCATTCGATGCGCAGACAATTATATGAAGACCCACAAACCCATTTTATCCATCAACAAACATGTGATAGCCACATTTGGAATACTGCACTCGCAGCAGAAGTATTGGAACAAGGAATGTTTTTTAAGGCCATAGAAAATCAACCAGTACTGAAGGCACGAGCATTTTTAGCTAAAACACAACACCAGATGTTTGGCGATTGGTTTCGCAATAACAAAATGCATCCAGGTGGATTCGGTTTTTCTGCAAATAATTCAATGCACCCTGATAACGATGATACTGTCGCGTGCCTAAGTGTTTTGGCTACTGCAGGTCCTCTTTATCAAGCTGAGTGGGAACGGGGAGTGGCATGGTTACTTGGGATGCAAAATCGGGATGGCGGGTGGTCAGCATTTGATCGCAATACTGGGAAACGTTGGCTTGAATATATGCCTGCCAACGATATGCAACGGGCGATCGCTGATCCATCGACGACCGATTTGACAAGTCGTGTAATTAAGTTATTGCTTTCGCATAAGGTGGTTGAACTAGATGACGAGCGGGTATTAAAAGCCATTCGGTGGTTACTACACCATCAAGAGCAAGATGGGTCTTTTTACGGTCGATGGGGAAGCACCTATTTATATGGTACTTGGTGCGCAATGCAAGCACTTCGTTTCGTTCCAACGGATCATAGCATGAAAGCGTTAATGAGAGCGGCGTATTTTTTACTATCTGTACAGCAACCTGACGGTGGATTTGGTGAGGATTGTGTTAGCGATGTCGTTGGTAGATATGTGGCTGCTGCTAGTCAAGCTTCTCAAACAGCATGGGGCATGGATGCGCTTTTGCAATTTTATAGTGTCATCCCTGAACAAGAGGTTTCTATACGTTCAGAAGTTTCAAAGGCAATTATACGCGCAACTACTTGGTTGATTGAGCATGCAGATGACGGGGTGTGGGAAGATTGTTTACCAAACGGTTCTGCCTTTCCGGGATCACTCTATATTAAGTATCATATTTACCCTAAGGTTTGGCCGTTATTGGCACTTATTCATTTTAAACAATCCTCATTAGGTAATGCTTAA
- a CDS encoding HPP family protein, translated as MQDTSRQNVRNKKSYSTWLSHEQPSIVQVVWFLVILCILAWLSGNTDWIWLTPPFGATLTILMLLPEASIAQPFPVIIGSTVGAGIGEVILLIGHGPYYAVIAAIITLILLSLLRIFHPPAVALSMFTVLLHTNIWFPIAVVLPLEVIAVVSRWCLSICFVHMSTYPLPLHQKDHAPS; from the coding sequence ATGCAGGACACATCAAGACAGAATGTTCGTAACAAAAAAAGTTATTCTACTTGGTTATCCCATGAACAGCCATCTATTGTTCAAGTCGTTTGGTTTCTCGTCATCCTATGTATTCTAGCGTGGTTATCAGGAAATACAGATTGGATTTGGTTAACACCTCCTTTTGGGGCTACACTCACCATTCTCATGCTTTTACCAGAAGCTTCAATTGCTCAACCTTTTCCCGTGATTATTGGTTCCACAGTTGGTGCGGGGATCGGTGAAGTCATCCTTTTAATTGGACACGGTCCCTATTACGCAGTCATAGCAGCAATCATCACTCTAATTCTATTGTCACTTTTACGCATTTTTCATCCACCAGCAGTTGCACTTTCTATGTTTACCGTTTTATTGCACACCAATATATGGTTTCCGATAGCCGTTGTGTTACCTCTAGAAGTGATTGCAGTAGTTTCACGATGGTGCCTCAGTATATGTTTTGTACACATGAGTACATATCCTCTTCCCCTCCACCAAAAAGATCATGCACCCAGTTAA
- a CDS encoding multidrug resistance efflux transporter family protein: protein MQTVSLGILSSLFFAVTFILNRLMAVTGDSFIWSASLRYVFMIPLLWPLVYFRGGIVTMWNEMMKNPWSWMVWSTVGFGLFYIPLCFASSYSPAWLVAGTWQFTIIAGSLLAPIFRKKLPLRGLFFSFIIVVGIMLMEWDQVTRVTLEDTLCGVLPLLLASFAYPLGNRKMMELCAGRLNAYQRVLGMTLASLPLWMIMSIIGFFTVGAPSKTQILQTFLVAICSGVVATVLFFSATDRTKGDVHRLATVEATQSGEVVFTLLLGWLILREQVPSGLAITGIIVVIVGMVLHSFLVHT, encoded by the coding sequence ATGCAGACGGTGTCTTTAGGTATTTTGTCTTCATTATTTTTTGCGGTTACCTTTATTTTAAACCGGTTAATGGCAGTTACAGGTGATAGTTTTATTTGGAGTGCCTCTTTACGGTACGTATTTATGATTCCACTTCTTTGGCCACTGGTGTACTTTAGAGGCGGCATCGTCACGATGTGGAACGAAATGATGAAAAATCCTTGGAGTTGGATGGTATGGAGTACAGTAGGTTTTGGACTGTTCTATATACCTCTTTGTTTTGCATCGTCCTATAGTCCGGCGTGGTTAGTTGCTGGTACTTGGCAATTTACAATTATCGCTGGATCTTTATTAGCACCTATCTTTAGAAAAAAACTACCATTGCGAGGTCTTTTTTTCTCTTTCATCATTGTTGTGGGCATCATGCTTATGGAGTGGGATCAAGTAACCCGGGTCACATTGGAAGATACACTATGTGGAGTTCTACCACTATTATTGGCTAGCTTTGCTTATCCGCTAGGGAATCGTAAAATGATGGAACTTTGTGCAGGTCGACTGAATGCGTATCAACGTGTACTTGGTATGACTTTGGCTAGTTTACCGTTATGGATGATCATGAGTATAATTGGCTTTTTCACTGTTGGAGCCCCATCCAAAACGCAGATCTTACAAACGTTCCTTGTGGCCATATGTTCTGGTGTAGTTGCTACAGTGTTATTTTTCTCTGCTACGGATCGAACAAAAGGAGATGTTCATCGTTTAGCTACAGTGGAAGCTACACAGTCAGGAGAAGTTGTATTTACACTGCTATTGGGGTGGCTTATTCTTAGAGAGCAAGTTCCATCTGGACTTGCCATAACAGGAATCATCGTTGTGATTGTTGGCATGGTTCTTCACAGTTTTCTTGTGCATACCTAA